The Arachis hypogaea cultivar Tifrunner chromosome 19, arahy.Tifrunner.gnm2.J5K5, whole genome shotgun sequence genome has a window encoding:
- the LOC112776767 gene encoding B3 domain-containing transcription factor VRN1: protein MSSHLHQRNAVMPILFFKIILKTNLKILKIPNKFALKYGSGLSNPVFLKPPDGTRWKVCLSKKDDQVWFEKGWKEFTQNYSLDHGCLVLFKYEGTTSSQFDVIIIDDSALEIDYSSYNGNDDDDVSVQIVKEIHPYKKNKETMRGEKNVTTSLSLNWPREPRAREEANKFVSNNPFFTVLIKPSHITQYLLSIPGLEGYVDKEVKYVKLENGDRSWPVKMLSCSKTPSNRFLSAGWNLFAQENELKPGDVCIFELVNMQDLVFKVHVFAAHHA from the exons ATGTCTTCTCATCTTCACCAAAGGAATGCTGTCATGCCTATTCTCTTCTTCAAGATTATACTCAAAACTAACCTTAAAATTCTT AAAATACCCAACAAATTTGCACTGAAATATGGAAGTGGTTTGTCCAATCCAGTGTTCTTAAAGCCTCCAGATGGAACAAGGTGGAAGGTGTGTTTGAGCAAAAAGGATGATCAAGTTTGGTTTGAAAAGGGTTGGAAAGAATTCACTCAAAATTACTCTCTGGATCATGGATGCTTGGTTCTGTTTAAATATGAAGGAACTACTTCTTCCCAATTTGATGTCATTATCATTGATGACAGTGCTTTAGAAATAGACTATTCTTCCTACAatggaaatgatgatgatgatgtttcaGTTCAGATTGTGAAGGAAATCCATCCATACAAGAAGAACAAAGAAACCATGAGAG GTGAGAAGAATGTGACTACTTCTTTGTCATTGAATTGGCCAAGGGAACCAAGAGCACGAGAAGAAGCTAACAAATTCGTATCTAACAACCCTTTTTTCACGGTGCTCATAAAGCCTTCTCATATCACACAATACCTACTG TCCATACCAGGTTTGGAAGGTTATGTGGATAAGGAAGTGAAGTATGTGAAGCTTGAGAATGGGGATAGATCGTGGCCTGTGAAGATGCTTAGTTGTAGCAAAACCCCTTCAAATCGCTTCCTTTCTGCTGGGTGGAACTTGTTTGCACAAGAGAATGAGTTGAAGCCTGGAGATGTTTGTATCTTTGAACTTGTTAATATGCAAGATTTGGTCTTTAAGGTTCATGTTTTTGCTGCCCATCATGCTTAA
- the LOC112777396 gene encoding B3 domain-containing transcription factor VRN1-like, with amino-acid sequence MSSSSKWRGKAIIPVHFSAIIFKKTDLQTLKISSKFTRRYGDGLSNPMFLKPPDGTKWEVNWTRKNEDEVWFEKGWNKFTQNYSLDDGHLILFTYHGNSQLDVHIFDKSASEILYPGLNTTPTTACDDEKNIKLDLMHNDDDDDDSIEILKPCKHKRSMLVLVPQPCNKRMKDKKKVAERRSSCSSLNWPKQERAQEVAMNFVSDNPFFTMFITHVHLAHYKAAVPNMKEYMIDEEEKNVELKIGEKSWEVKLRRCSKSSNYRYLGGGWSLFAQESELLPGDVCVFELIKMHPLQFKVHVFKKQQT; translated from the exons atgtcttcttcttctaAGTGGCGTGGCAAGGCTATAATCCCTGTTCATTTCTCAGCCATTATCTTCAAGAAAACTGATCTTCAAACTCTG AAAATATCAAGCAAATTTACAAGGAGATATGGAGATGGTTTGTCGAATCCAATGTTTTTGAAGCCTCCAGATGGCACCAAATGGGAAGTGAATTGGACTAGAAAAAATGAAGATGAGGTTTGGTTCGAAAAGGGTTGGAACAAATTCACTCAAAACTACTCCTTAGATGATGGCCACTTGATTCTTTTCACCTATCATGGAAATTCACAACTTGATGTTCACATCTTTGACAAATCTGCCTCTGAAATACTCTATCCGGGGTTAAACACTACTCCTACTACTGCTTGTGATGATGAAAAGAACATCAAACTTGATCTCATgcacaatgatgatgatgatgatgactcaaTTGAGATTTTGAAGCCTTGTAAACACAAACGCAGCATGCTAGTGTTGGTTCCTCAACCTTGTAATAAAAGAATGAaag ATAAGAAGAAGGTTGCTGAAAGAAGATCAAGTTGTTCATCATTGAATTGGCCAAAGCAAGAAAGAGCACAGGAAGTAGCTATGAACTTCGTGTCTGATAATCCTTTCTTCACAATGTTCATAACCCATGTCCATCTAGCACACTACAAAGCG gcTGTGCCAAACATGAAAGAGTACATGATTGATGAGGAGGAGAAGAATGTGGAGCTGAAAATTGGGGAGAAATCGTGGGAAGTGAAACTGAGGCGTTGTAGCAAGTCGTCAAATTATCGGTACTTGGGTGGTGGCTGGTCCTTGTTTGCACAGGAGAGTGAATTGCTTCCTGGAGACGTTTGTGTCTTTGAACTCATCAAAATGCACCCTTTGCAGTTTAAGGTTCATGTTTTCAAAAAGCAGCAGACTTAG
- the LOC112777595 gene encoding B3 domain-containing transcription factor VRN1-like — protein MSSHLHQGNAVMPILFFKIILKTNLKILKIPNKFALKHGSGLSNPVFLKPPDGTRWKVCLSKKDDQVWFEKGWKEFTQNYSLDHGCLVLFKYEGTTSSQFDVIIIDDSDLEIDYSSYNGNDDDDDVSVQIVKEIHPYKKNKETMRGEKNVTTSLSLNRPREPRAREEANKFVSNNPFFTVLIKPPHITQYRLCIPVLEGYVDNEVKNVKLEYGDRSWPVKMLSCNKIYTNRFLSAGWNLFAQENELKPGDVCVFELVNMQDLVFKVHVVAAHHA, from the exons ATGTCTTCTCATCTTCACCAAGGGAATGCTGTCATGCCTATTCTCTTCTTCAAGATTATACTCAAAACTAACCTTAAAATTCTT AAAATACCCAACAAATTTGCACTGAAACATGGAAGTGGTTTGTCCAATCCAGTGTTCTTAAAGCCTCCAGATGGAACAAGGTGGAAGGTGTGTTTGAGCAAAAAGGATGATCAAGTTTGGTTTGAAAAGGGTTGGAAAGAATTCACTCAAAATTACTCTCTGGATCATGGATGCTTGGTTCTGTTTAAATATGAAGGAACTACTTCTTCCCAATTTGATGTCATTATAATTGATGACAGTGATTTAGAAATAGACTATTCTTCCTACAatggaaatgatgatgatgatgatgtttcaGTTCAGATTGTGAAGGAAATCCATCCATACAAGAAGAACAAAGAAACCATGAGAG GTGAGAAGAATGTGACTACTTCTTTGTCATTGAATCGGCCAAGGGAACCAAGAGCACGAGAAGAAGCTAACAAATTCGTATCTAACAACCCTTTTTTCACGGTGCTCATAAAGCCTCCTCATATCACACAATACCGACTG TGCATACCAGTTTTGGAAGGTTATGTGGATAATGAAGTGAAGAATGTGAAGCTTGAGTATGGGGATAGATCGTGGCCTGTGAAGATGCTTAGTTGTAACAAAATCTATACAAATCGCTTCCTTTCTGCTGGGTGGAACTTATTTGCACAAGAGAATGAGTTGAAGCCTGGAGATGTTTGTGTCTTTGAACTTGTTAATATGCAAGATTTGGTCTTTAAGGTTCATGTTGTTGCTGCCCATCATGCTTAA
- the LOC114925986 gene encoding uncharacterized protein — MTTNLVECINSVLKGARNLPITALVKATFYRLNELFTRKRAEAEARINAGHVFSEVVTSKLHANQLASGNIQVSCFDRQNEVFEVREMPSGLEFAVDLRGLRCDCGEFQVDRIPCRHVFACCANQRLDWKLYVHDVYKMDQVRRVYRARFRPLGNPTTWPAYNGPRYVPNPYLRRVSKGRPRMTRFLNEMDTRMLRRPRRCTLCGAEGHSRSRCRRSTGTNVDGDAQ, encoded by the coding sequence ATGACAACGAATCTAGTGGAATGCATCAATTCAGTGttgaagggtgcacgcaatctTCCCATAACTGCTCTTGTCAAGGCAACATTCTACAGGCTGAACGAGCTTTTCACCAGAAAAAGAGCGGAGGCAGAAGCGCGGATTAATGCTGGCCATGTGTTCTCCGAAGTCGTGACCTCGAAGTTGCATGCAAATCAACTTGCATCAGGAAACATTCAAGTCAGTTGCTTTGACCGGCAGAATGAGGTCTTCGAGGTGCGTGAGATGCCAAGCGGACTGGAGTTTGCAGTTGATCTACGTGGTCTTCGATGTGACTGTGGAGAGTTCCAGGTGGACCGGATCCCCTGCAGACATGTGTTCGCATGTTGCGCCAACCAGCGACTGGATTGGAAGCTGTATGTGCATGATGTGTATAAGATGGACCAAGTTCGGCGGGTGTACCGAGCAAGATTTAGGCCACTAGGTAACCCGACGACATGGCCTGCATACAACGGTCCTCGCTACGTACCGAATCCGTATCTGAGACGTGTCTCGAAAGGGCGCCCGAGGATGACGCGCTTCCTGAATGAGATGGACACGCGAATGTTACGTCGTCCTAGGCGATGTACGCTATGTGGAGCCGAGGGACACAGTCGTAGTAGATGCCGTCGGTCAACTGGTACAAATGTCGACGGAGATGCTCAGTAG
- the LOC112777411 gene encoding B3 domain-containing transcription factor VRN1-like has protein sequence MFLKPPDGTKWEVNWTRKNDDEVWFEKGWNKFTQNYSLDDGHLILFTYHGNSQLDVHIFDKSASEILYPGLNTTPTTACDDEKNIKLDLMHNDDDDDDSIEILKPCKHKRSMLVLVPQPCNKRMKDKKKVAERRSSCSSLNWPKQERAQEVAMNFVSDNPFFTMFITHIHLSHYKAAVPNMKEYTDEDEKDVELKIGEKSWKVKLRRGSNSSNCRYLGGGWSLFADQSELLPGDVCVFELINIHPLQFRVHIFKKQQS, from the exons ATGTTTTTGAAGCCTCCAGATGGCACCAAATGGGAAGTGAATTGGACTAGAAAAAATGATGATGAGGTTTGGTTCGAAAAGGGTTGGAACAAATTCACTCAAAACTACTCCTTAGATGATGGCCACTTGATTCTTTTCACCTATCATGGAAATTCACAACTTGATGTTCACATCTTTGACAAATCTGCCTCTGAAATACTCTATCCGGGGTTAAACACTACTCCTACTACTGCTTGTGATGATGAAAAGAACATCAAACTTGATCTCATgcacaatgatgatgatgatgatgactcaaTTGAGATTTTGAAGCCTTGTAAACACAAACGCAGCATGCTAGTGTTGGTTCCTCAACCTTGTAATAAAAGAATGAaag ATAAGAAGAAGGTTGCTGAAAGAAGATCAAGTTGTTCATCATTGAATTGGCCAAAGCAAGAAAGAGCACAGGAAGTAGCTATGAACTTCGTGTCTGATAATCCTTTCTTCACAATGTTCATAACCCATATCCATCTTTCACACTACAAAGCG GCTGTGCCAAACATGAAAGAGTATACTGATGAGGATGAGAAGGATGTGGAGCTGAAAATTGGGGAGAAATCGTGGAAAGTCAAACTGAGGCGTGGTAGCAACTCTTCAAATTGTCGGTACTTGGGTGGTGGATGGTCCTTGTTTGCAGATCAGAGTGAATTGCTTCCTGGAGATGTTTGTGTCTTTGAGCTCATCAACATTCATCCTTTGCAGTTTAgggttcatattttcaaaaagCAGCAGAGTTAG
- the LOC112779146 gene encoding serine/threonine-protein kinase SRK2E, whose translation MSEESPLKQEKIDKNVRREIINHRSLRHPNIVRFKEVILTPTHLAIVMEYAAGGELFERICNAGRFNEDEARFFFQQLISGVSYCHAMQVCHRDLKLENTLLDGSPAPRLKICDFRYSKSSVLHSQPKSTVGTPAYIAPEVLLRKEYDGKVFCCYEAK comes from the exons ATGAGCGAAGAATCTCCACTTAAACAAGAAAAG ATAGATAAAAATGTGAGAAGGGAAATTATAAATCACAGATCGCTGAGGCATCCAAATATTGTTAGATTCAAAGAG GTCATATTAACCCCTACACATTTGGCTATTGTGATGGAATATGCTGCTGGTGGAGAGCTATTTGAGCGAATATGCAATGCAGGACGGTTCAATGAGGATGAG GCGCGCTTCTTCTTCCAACAACTTATCTCAGGAGTTAGCTATTGTCATGCAATG CAAGTATGCCATCGTGACTTGAAGTTAGAGAACACATTACTAGATGGCAGTCCAGCTCCTCGGTTAAAGatatgtgattttaggtattcTAAG TCCTCAGTGCTACATTCACAACCAAAATCTACAGTTGGTACCCCTGCATACATTGCTCCGGAAGTTCTACTCAGGAAGGAATATGATGGCAAGGTATTTTGCTGCTATGAGGCCAAATAA